From Lolium perenne isolate Kyuss_39 chromosome 5, Kyuss_2.0, whole genome shotgun sequence, a single genomic window includes:
- the LOC139831487 gene encoding uncharacterized protein: protein MAQLLRLMMEDREAARAERQANLATLQHLAQLATGNANHNNGGNESGDPRSKLKDFQSTNPPVFAKCTEPLDADDWLRTIENNLEVAEVGNDEKVLFATHYLSGPARAWWENVKAIQVEGHVINWEEFKAKFRKTHIPSGLIKLMKDKFMNLRQGSMSVVDYLDKFTTLSRYAPEDTNTEEKKKDRFLNGLHDELQSILVAVPYPDLESLVDASIMVESKRKNAFENRKRKAMMLQGNSSTQQPRSLPPPRLAPQQQWTPPPAPRPNKLDQNPNYNHQNITVRKPPNGCYTCGQPDHYSKECPNRVTTRQRPNAPKPNQEQARTATGRNKNQRKSAGPSRGHLNHVNAEEAQEAPDIVLGTFLVNSVPSTVLFDSGASHSFVTKPFARKSGLRPTIMQRPMLVQIPGASTKTDLSCREVPIDIQGKRFYADLIVLGEQGLEVILGMNWMVRYKGHIDCARRAITLTAEDGEVIEHVATMPSSKALCKKGVASPALHEVPIACEYPEYLDKFVVVFIDDILIYSKNEEEHAEHLRIVLGTLRDHQLYAKFSKCEFWLKEVGFLGHVISAGGVSVDPSKIQSIMEKKAPTNQTEVRAFLGLAGYYRKFVEGFSSIARPLKQLLKKDKKFEWTDKCEASFQELKKRLVTAPVLTMPDITKDFDVYCDASKLGLGSVLMQEGKRELNMRQSRWMELIKDYDLGIHYHPGKANVVADALSREPCSLNALIKIAQPKLHEELEEFGLELVSHGFLANLELQPTLFDQIKEAQVGHESIEGIKRRMDREEVPGFTIDAKGVLWYNGRLCKVKAEHQRPAGLLQPLKVPEWKWEEVGMDFITGLPKSQRGHDSIWVIVDRLTKVAHFIPVKTTYRVPDKPETFKNIDYRTLDLNTDLTYREVPLRILEEAVRLTRRRKIKFCKVQWTNHSEEEATWEREDQLRKDFPALFSS from the exons ATGGCGCAACTTCTGCGCCTTATGATGGAAGACCGTGAGGCAGCCCGTGCAGAGCGCCAAGCTAATCTTGCTACCCTTCAGCACCTCGCACAGCTTGCTACCGGAAACGCCAACCACAATAATGGCGGGAACGAAAGTGGAGACCCCCGCTCTAAGCTGAAGGATTTCCAAAGCACCAACCCTCCTGTTTTCGCCAAGTGCactgaacccctcgacgccgatgattggcttcgcaccatTGAGAACAACCTGGAGGTCGCCGAAGTCGGCAATGATGAGAAGGTGTTATTCGCCACTCATTACCTTTCTGGACCCGCACGCGCTTGGTGGGAAAATGTCAAGGCTATTCAAGTTGAAGGCCACGTCATCAACTGGGAAGAATTCAAGGCCAAGTTCCGCAAGACCCATATTCCATCTGGTCTGATCAAGCTCATGAAGGACAAGTTCATGAACCTGCGGCAAGGAAGTATGTCTGTGGTGGATTACCTTGACAAGTTCACCACCCTGTCTAGGTATGCTCCTGAAGATACCAACactgaagagaagaagaaggaccgCTTTCTGAACGGTTTGCACGATGAGCTGCAGAGTATCTTAGTAGCTGTCCCCTATCCCGACCTTGAGTCTCTGGTGGATGCTTCCATCATGGTTGAGAGCAAGCGCAAGAATGCATTTGAGAATCGCAAGCGCAAGGCAATGATGCTGCAGGGAAACTCCAGCACTCAGCAACCCCGCAGTCTGCCCCCACCTAGGCTGGCGCCCCAGCAACAGTGGACCCCTCCCCCTGCACCACGCCCCAACAAACTCGACCAAAATCCCAACTACAACCACCAGAACATCACTGTCCGCAAACCCCCCAATGGATGCTACACCTGCGGACAACCGGACCATTACTCCAAGGAGTGCCCCAACAGAGTGACTACTAGACAGCGCCCCAATGCGCCTAAGCCAAATCAGGAACAAGCTCGCACTGCCACCGGGAGGAACAAGAACCAGAGGAAGTCGGCTGGACCCTCCAGAGGTCACTTGAACCATGTCAATgctgaagaagctcaggaagctccAGATATTGTCCTGGGTACATTTCTCGTCAACTCTGTACCCTCAACGgtcttgtttgattccggagcatcacaTTCGTTTGTTACCAAGCCGTTCGCCAGAAAGAGTGGTTTAAGACCTACAATCATGCAACGACCTATGCTAGTTCAAATCCCGGGAGCCTCCACCAAAACAGATTTGTCATGCAGAGAGGTCCCCATCGATATTCAGGGAAAGCGTTTTTATGCGGATCTGATCGTATTAGGAGAGCAAGGCTTAGAAGTTATCCTCGGGATGAATTGGATGGTGAGGTATAAGGGACACATAGATTGTGCTCGCCGAGCCATAACGCTGACTGCTGAGGACGGCGAAGTAATTGAGCATGTGGCAACCATGCCATCCTCTAAGGCTTTGTGCAAGAAGGGTGTCGCCAGTCCAGCCTTGCATGAAGTGCCCATAGCTTGTGAGTACCCTGAG taccttgacaagttcgtcgtggtTTTCATCGACGATATTCTAATCTACTCCAAGAATGAAGAAGAGCATGCTGAACATCTGCGTATTGTTTTGGGAACTCTCCGAGACCATCAGCTCTACGCCAAGTTTAGTAAATGTGAATTTTggctgaaagaagtaggattccttggtcatgtcatttcTGCCGGAGGAGTGTCAGTCGACCCGTCCAAAATTCAGTCCATCATGGAGAAGAAAGCCCCAACAAACCAGACCGAAGTCCGCGCCTTTTTaggattggcgggttattaccgtaAGTTCGTTGAGGGATTCTCCAGCATTGCGAGACCCTTAAAGCAGCTTTTGAAaaaggataagaagtttgaatggaccgacaaatgtgaggcCAGTTTTCAGGAACTCAAGAAGAGGTTGGTTACAGCCCCCGTCTTGACCATGCCCGATATCACCAAGGATTTTGATGTCTACTGTGATGCATCGAAACTTGGTCTGGgaagtgtgctgatgcaagaaggcaag cgggagctgaacatgagacaaagcAGATGGATGGAGCTTATCAAGGACTACGATCTCGGTATTCATTATCACCCCGGTAAAGCCAATGTCGTAGCTGATGCCCTTAGTCGAGAGCCCTGTTCGTTGAACGCCCTCATCAAGATTGCTCAACCCAAGCTGCATGAAGAACTAGAGGAGTTCGGACTCGAGTTAGTTAGCCATGGATTCCTGGCAAACCTTGAGCTGCAGCCTACTCTGTTtgatcagatcaaggaagctcaagtGGGTCATGAAAGCATTGAAGGAATCAAGCGTAGAATGGATAGGGAGGAAGTACCTGGTTTCACGATTGATGCCAAAGGAGTTTTGTGGTACAACGGACGTCTTTGT aaagtgaaggctgaacatcagcgaCCAGCTGGACTACTCCAACCCCTCAAGGtccctgaatggaaatgggaagaagtTGGAATGGATTTCATTACTGGACTTCCTAAATCTCAGCGTGGTCATGACTCCATCTGGGTTATTGTCGATCGACTCACcaaggtcgcccatttcatcccagtcaagaccacctaccGTG tgcCTGACAAGCCTGAaacattcaagaacatcgattacCGCACCCTCGACCTCAACACCGACTTGACCTATCGAGAAGTACCCCTTCGGATTCTGGAAGAAGCTGTTCGtctcacccgaagaaggaagattaAATTCTGTAAGGTTCAGTGGACTAATCACTCCGAGGAGGAAGCTacttgggaacgagaagatcaACTTCGGAAGGATTTCCCCGCACTCTTCAGTTCTTAG